A region from the Acyrthosiphon pisum isolate AL4f chromosome A1, pea_aphid_22Mar2018_4r6ur, whole genome shotgun sequence genome encodes:
- the LOC100571774 gene encoding uncharacterized protein LOC100571774 produces MTDSNIMLTIFLMTSVLAVYSQSNFQSQLWVTKILSDALDEYTPDGGIVCKRHGLEYREGLRDLKLWAIQMYDASSKFPTGILAGRSFDFGNFDECLKTVTTDLELSPQYCIISIRFLPTAKLYPNYNNITPSNLNPTDSVWESTKNDSGLMKIQRNEINTALCVPSSCSDSDIQTTLSPKIISAFHKHQLITTVTVNSIYCTTQQELQPPKLLGYRIFW; encoded by the exons ATGACGGATAgcaatattatgttgacaatATTCTTGATGACGTCTGTGTTGGCCGTTTACAGCCAATCAAATTTTCAGTCGCAGCTATGGGTTACGAAAATTTTGTCCGACGCTTTGGACGAATACACGCCTGATGGAGGGATAGTGTGCAAACGTCATGGACTGGAGTATCGAGAAGGGTTGAGAGACCTTAAATTGTGGGCGATTCAAA tGTATGACGCGTCATCTAAATTTCCTACGGGGATCTTAGCTGGGAGATCTTTTGACTTTGGAAATTTTGATGAATGTTTAAAAACTGTTACTACTGATTTGGAATTAAGTCCTCAATATTGCATTATAAGTATTCGTTTTTTACCTACTGCGAAATTGTATCCAAATTATAACAACATAACACCTTCTAATCTAAATCCAACAGACTCTGTGTGGGAATCTACTAAG aatgaTTCTGGTTTGATGAAAATACAACGCAACGAAATCAATACAGCACTCTGTGTACCTTCGTCGTGTTCAGATTCAGATATACAGACAACATTATCACCTAAAATAATTTCTGCATTTCATAAACATCAACTTATAACCACTGTTACTGTGAATTCAATTTATTGTACTACTCAACAGGAACTCCAACCACCAAAGTTATTGGGATATCGAATATTTtggtaa